One window of Scheffersomyces stipitis CBS 6054 chromosome 1, whole genome shotgun sequence genomic DNA carries:
- a CDS encoding predicted protein, whose amino-acid sequence MFQINFYRSYFNLDTDTFLQKIQRASNPLNSAFAGDEDTDEVTELYGFFWITGTLIFLMFVSATGSNILANWLHSDPENKPYEYSFELLSKSIFLFYGYNLVVPLILYLGTAFLLKFPNTLPLTKVISIYGYTNILWFPITAINFLIVVFISNKKHHLMLNFLEWIIVLISGTITGLSNITKLSGVIHKNCLLLADGDASSANRQYMTIIGLLVIAHALFTILVKISFFGIKV is encoded by the coding sequence ATGTTTCAGATTAACTTCTATCGATCGTATTTTAATCTTGACACCGATACATTTTTGCAGAAGATACAGAGAGCTTCCAACCCTCTCAACAGTGCTTTTGCTGGAGATGAGGACACAGACGAAGTGACAGAATTGTATGGCTTTTTCTGGATAACAGGAACATtaattttcttgatgtttgTCAGTGCCACAGGATCTAATATCTTAGCGAATTGGCTTCATTCCGATCCGGAAAACAAGCCATACGAGTACAGTTTTGAATTGCTCTCGAAATCAATCTTTTTGTTCTATGGTTACAATCTAGTAGTACCATTGATTCTTTATTTAGGCACAGCttttttgttgaagtttcCCAACACGCTTCCGTTGACGAAGGTGATCTCTATCTACGGCTACACGAACATCTTGTGGTTCCCCATTACTGCCATCAACTTCCTAATCGTGGTTTTCATAAGCAACAAGAAACACCATTTGATGCTTAATTTCTTAGAATGGATCATAGTACTTATCAGTGGTACCATCACTGGCTTAAGCAATATCACCAAGTTGAGTGGCGTAATCCACAAGAATTGTTTGTTGCTAGCAGATGGCGATGCCAGCTCTGCTAATAGACAGTATATGACCATTATAGGTCTTTTGGTGATCGCTCATGCCTTGTTCACCATACTTGTCAAGATTAGCTTCTTTGGAATTAAAGTGTAG
- a CDS encoding predicted protein produces the protein IKQSLLHSPIITNIFPQFKVNIAKPFRGLSSASFNDEEYQVLIPKEEDSQLDVFSEDEVDEDLFLSQKEDSQQPEKDHNHLEQ, from the coding sequence ATCAAACAGTCACTTCTACATTCTCCCATTATCACCAATATCTTCCCCCAGTTTAAGGTAAACATAGCCAAACCTTTTCGGGGTCTTCTGAGTGCCTCTTTCAATGATGAAGAGTACCAGGTGCTTATTcccaaagaagaagactcgCAATTGGACGTATTTAGCGAAGATGAggttgatgaagatttgTTCCTTCTGCAAAAGGAAGACTCTCAACAGCCTGAAAAAGACCATAATCACCTTGAACAA
- the HGT1 gene encoding High-affinity glucose transporter, protein MGLKIYNSYGITSIVAICGILLGIESSSWMNFLISSPFTNYFGVITAWENAIVMSSNGIGAVVGCVICGIYCDALGCISSFQLAGGFWVGGSLVSCFSSYIYMVVIGRLIKGLAMGILSSLIPVYVAETIVKKASSISFVQLNAAISGLAMYYIAYFFPVLMPNEYSFRFAWAIEALPAIAIFILSFFLPESPKWLATKSRWGQAAKNLDKIKAYQNGKPQEKTNRDDREYVLRAYTSGPEIRNSSYDKIFGKKYWKHTVSGISTQVFVQLTSVQVLMNYFLFICELCGIEEHSLIFVSSASNVVQVIFTLVPLFILDNTRRRDSLTFGLIILSVSFLALFIIILTFGEHFTHEGFDLLFRFEMFDEPASAVLAIFLFINAVYSSTVLSASWLYAGELFPGPARAKGASICMCASWMVNTTMGLVLPILFKYIGPWTFATLALFSFVGGIALMFLPETRDLGEYELYSIFNFN, encoded by the exons atggGCTTGAAAATCTACAATCTGTATGGAATCACTTCCATCGTAGCCATCTGTGGAATTCTCCTTGGAATCGAATCTTCATCATGGATGAATTTTCTCATATCAAGTCCCTTTACAAATTACTTCGGTGTAATAACAGCATGGGAAAACGCCATTGTCATGTCTAGCAATGGTATTGGTGCAGTTG TTGGTTGTGTTATTTGTGGAATCTACTGTGATGCTTTAGGCTGTATCAGCAGCTTCCAGTTAGCTGGTGGTTTCTGGGTTGGGGGTTCTCTTGTTTCCTGTTTTCTGAGTTACATCTATATGGTGGTAATTGGAAGATTAATAAAAGGTTTGGCTATGGGAAtactttcttccttgattCCAGTTTATGTGGCAGAAACAATCGTCAAGAAAGCATCTTCTATATCGTTTGTTCAGTTAAATGCAGCAATCTCTGGTTTGGCAATGTACTATATTGCATACTTCTTTCCTGTCTTGATGCCAAACGAGTACTCCTTTCGTTTCGCCTGGGCTATAGAAGCACTACCAGCTATAGCAATATTTATCTtaagcttcttcttgccaGAGTCTCCCAAATGGTTAGCAACAAAGTCAAGATGGGGGCAGGCTGCAAAAAACTTAGACAAAATAAAAGCATACCAGAATGGAAAACCTCAGGAGAAAACTAATCGTGATGATCGTGAATATGTCCTTCGAGCATACACTTCTGGACCAGAAATTCGAAACTCTTCATATGACAAAATTTTTGGCAAGAAGTATTGGAAACACACTGTTCTGGGAATCTCAACTCAAGTATTTGTGCAGCTAACTTCTGTTCAGGTGCTAATGAACTACTTTCTATTCATCTGTGAACTAtgtggaattgaagaacacAGCCTAATCTTTGTATCGTCGGCTCTGaatgttgttcaagtaaTTTTCACTTTGGTTCCTTTGTTCATCTTGGACAACACTAGAAGACGAGACAGTTTGACTTTTGGTTTAATCATATTGAGTGTTTCGTTCCTCGCACTTTTTATCATAATTCTTACTTTTGGTGAGCACTTTACTCACGAAGGATTCGACTTGCTCTTTCGCTTCGAGATGTTTGATGAACCAGCTTCTGCAGTACTTGCAATTTTCTTATTTATTAATGCTGTTTACTCTTCAACTGTTCTTTCAGCCAGTTGGCTCTATGCTGGAGAATTATTTCCAGGTCCAGCTAGAGCTAAAGGTGCTTCAATATGTATGTGTGCTTCGTGGATGGTAAATACTACGATGGGCCTCGTTCTTCCAATACTATTCAAGTATATTGGCCCATGGACTTTTGCCACATTGgctttgttttcttttgtgGGCGGAATAGCACTAATGTTTCTCCCTGAAACTAGAGATTTGGGCGAATATGAGTTATACtcaatattcaattttAAT